A genomic region of Streptomyces sp. R33 contains the following coding sequences:
- a CDS encoding SLATT domain-containing protein gives MSQPEMQPEGPPRDPREPRDSREEGSGPMAAGDLTGGPFPLGDWGEPAERLDELYRRVEADALRTAEWYLSDRAWKRRGARILRVGAAAGAIAGASMPLLALTGSAPGAMPYGYLSLLLAAACLACDRFFGLTSGWMRDVATAQAVQRRLQTLQFDWASENVREVLGPTEGTASEAAERCLTVLRRFSEDVTELVRSETAEWMVEFSSGPAPLVMQSLGAPSSRADAGLPPTRFPLPPGTRPNMPRQRPPEQPR, from the coding sequence GTGAGCCAGCCGGAGATGCAGCCCGAGGGGCCACCCCGGGATCCCCGGGAGCCCCGGGACTCCCGGGAGGAGGGCAGCGGACCGATGGCGGCGGGCGATCTGACCGGCGGACCGTTCCCCCTCGGGGACTGGGGCGAGCCGGCCGAGCGGCTGGACGAGCTCTACCGGCGGGTCGAGGCCGATGCGCTGCGCACCGCGGAGTGGTACTTGTCCGACCGCGCGTGGAAGCGCCGGGGCGCACGGATCCTGCGGGTCGGCGCGGCGGCGGGGGCGATCGCCGGTGCCTCGATGCCGCTGCTGGCGCTCACGGGGTCCGCTCCGGGCGCGATGCCGTACGGCTACCTCTCGCTGCTGCTGGCCGCGGCGTGCCTGGCCTGCGACCGGTTCTTCGGCCTGACGTCGGGCTGGATGCGGGACGTCGCCACGGCGCAGGCGGTGCAGCGCCGTCTCCAGACGCTCCAGTTCGACTGGGCCTCGGAGAACGTACGGGAGGTCCTGGGCCCCACGGAGGGCACGGCGAGCGAGGCGGCGGAGCGGTGCCTCACCGTGCTGCGCCGCTTCTCGGAGGACGTGACGGAGCTGGTGCGGTCCGAGACCGCGGAGTGGATGGTGGAGTTCTCCTCGGGTCCGGCGCCGCTGGTCATGCAGTCGCTCGGCGCCCCGTCGTCCCGGGCCGATGCCGGCCTCCCCCCGACCCGCTTCCCCCTCCCCCCGGGCACCCGCCCCAACATGCCCCGCCAACGCCCCCCGGAACAGCCCCGCTGA
- the recR gene encoding recombination mediator RecR produces the protein MYEGVVQDLIDELGRLPGVGPKSAQRIAFHILQAEPTDVRRLAHALLEVKDKVRFCAVCGNVAQEERCNICRDPRRDTTVICVVEEPKDVVAIERTREFRGRYHVLGGAISPIEGVGPDDLRIRELLARLADGEVTELILATDPNLEGEATATYLARMIKPMGLKVTRLASGLPVGGDLEYADEVTLGRAFEGRRLLDV, from the coding sequence GTGTACGAAGGCGTGGTCCAGGACCTGATCGACGAACTGGGCAGGCTGCCCGGCGTCGGGCCCAAGAGCGCGCAGCGGATCGCCTTCCACATCCTGCAGGCCGAGCCCACCGACGTCCGCCGCCTCGCGCACGCGCTGCTCGAGGTGAAGGACAAGGTCCGGTTCTGCGCCGTGTGCGGGAACGTGGCGCAGGAGGAGCGGTGCAACATCTGCCGCGATCCGCGCCGCGACACCACGGTCATCTGCGTGGTCGAGGAGCCGAAGGACGTCGTCGCGATCGAGCGGACCCGCGAGTTCCGGGGCAGGTACCACGTCCTCGGTGGCGCGATCAGCCCGATCGAGGGCGTCGGACCGGACGACCTGCGCATCCGCGAGCTGCTGGCGCGCCTGGCGGACGGCGAGGTGACCGAGCTGATCCTCGCCACCGACCCGAACCTGGAGGGCGAGGCGACCGCCACCTACCTCGCCCGCATGATCAAGCCCATGGGCCTGAAGGTCACCCGCCTGGCCAGCGGGCTCCCCGTCGGGGGAGATCTGGAGTACGCGGACGAGGTCACGCTCGGGCGGGCCTTTGAAGGAAGGCGACTTCTCGATGTCTGA
- a CDS encoding DUF5063 domain-containing protein → MSDATLHALGQDPDDFAVQIADQIESFIVAVTEVAKGEDPDSAVPFLLLEVSQLLLAGGRLGAYQDVLPDERYEPDLGPEPDVEELRERFAYMLEPVDVYSEVFDPYEPRKAPVAHRISDDLADVVADLRHGLGHYRAGRTTEALWWWQFSYFTNWGPTASATLRALQSLVAHVRLNQPLEALDGLDTDEDLAEDDLAEQAGRVMAEEIGARLGVHGK, encoded by the coding sequence ATGTCTGACGCAACGCTGCACGCCTTGGGCCAGGATCCGGACGACTTCGCCGTCCAGATCGCGGACCAGATCGAGTCGTTCATCGTCGCGGTCACCGAGGTGGCCAAGGGCGAGGACCCGGACAGCGCGGTGCCCTTCCTCCTGCTGGAGGTGTCCCAGCTGCTGCTGGCGGGCGGCCGGCTGGGCGCGTACCAGGACGTCCTGCCCGACGAGCGCTACGAGCCCGACCTCGGCCCGGAGCCGGACGTGGAGGAGCTGCGGGAGCGGTTCGCGTACATGCTGGAGCCGGTCGACGTGTACTCCGAGGTCTTCGACCCCTACGAGCCGCGCAAGGCCCCGGTCGCGCACCGGATCTCCGACGATCTGGCCGACGTGGTGGCGGACCTGCGGCACGGGCTGGGGCACTACCGCGCGGGCCGGACGACCGAGGCGCTGTGGTGGTGGCAGTTCTCCTACTTCACCAACTGGGGCCCGACGGCCTCGGCCACCCTGCGGGCCCTGCAGTCGCTGGTGGCGCACGTACGCCTGAACCAGCCGCTGGAGGCCCTGGACGGACTGGACACCGACGAGGACCTGGCCGAGGACGATCTCGCCGAGCAGGCCGGACGGGTGATGGCCGAGGAAATCGGTGCACGGCTGGGCGTGCACGGGAAGTAG
- a CDS encoding prolyl oligopeptidase family serine peptidase, translated as MTDNTAMPDWEKRFRAPRVGLPDWAEDAPDRSLFVSNATGTYELYAWDRATGTQRQATDRPNGTTDGTLSPDGEWIWWFSDTDGDEFGTWVRQPFAGGPDEPATPGLEPSYPGGLAIGRDGTSVVGRSTDEDGSTIHVVRPDAAEPVVIYRHRESAGVGDLSRDGTLIAIEHTEHGDAMHSALRVVTLDGATVAELDDSRGGTVELGLEVLGFAPVAGDTRLLVGHQRRGRWEPMVWDVATGAEQDLAIELPGDVSAEWYPDGSALLIAHSFEARSELWRYDLAAQELARVETPPGTVSGATARPDGTVEYQWSSAAEPASVRSTAGGVVLDPPGFRPPGSVPVEDVWVDGPGGRIHALAQRPVGHGDGPFPTIFEVHGGPTHHDSDSFAATPAAWLDHGFAVVRVNYRGSTGYGREWTDALKHRVGLIELEDITAVREWAVASGLADPARLVLSGGSWGGYLALLGLGVQPEAWAVGLAAVPVADYVTAYHDEMEALKSLDRTLFGGTPEEVPDRFEASSPLTYVDAVKAPVHIAAGVNDPRCPIRQIENYVDRLAARGAVHEVYRYDAGHGSLVVEERIKQVRMELEFVQKHLPR; from the coding sequence ATGACTGACAACACGGCCATGCCGGACTGGGAGAAGCGCTTCCGGGCGCCGCGCGTCGGGTTGCCCGACTGGGCCGAGGACGCACCGGACCGCTCTCTCTTCGTCTCGAACGCCACCGGGACCTACGAGCTCTACGCCTGGGACCGCGCCACCGGCACGCAGCGGCAGGCCACCGACCGCCCCAACGGGACCACCGACGGAACCCTCTCGCCCGACGGCGAGTGGATCTGGTGGTTCTCCGACACCGACGGCGACGAGTTCGGCACCTGGGTGCGCCAGCCCTTCGCGGGCGGCCCCGACGAGCCGGCCACCCCCGGGCTGGAGCCCTCGTACCCCGGCGGGCTCGCCATCGGGCGCGACGGGACCTCGGTCGTCGGCCGCTCCACCGACGAGGACGGTTCGACCATCCACGTGGTGCGTCCGGACGCCGCCGAGCCCGTGGTGATCTACCGGCACCGGGAGTCGGCCGGCGTCGGCGACCTCTCCCGCGACGGCACCCTGATCGCGATCGAGCACACCGAGCACGGGGACGCCATGCACTCGGCCCTGCGCGTGGTCACCCTCGACGGCGCCACGGTCGCCGAGCTCGACGACTCCCGCGGCGGCACGGTGGAGCTGGGCCTGGAGGTGCTCGGCTTCGCGCCGGTCGCCGGCGACACCAGGCTGCTGGTCGGCCACCAGCGGCGCGGCCGCTGGGAGCCGATGGTCTGGGACGTGGCCACCGGCGCCGAGCAGGACCTGGCGATCGAGCTGCCGGGCGACGTGAGCGCCGAGTGGTACCCGGACGGCTCCGCACTGCTGATCGCGCACAGCTTCGAGGCGCGCAGCGAGCTCTGGCGCTACGACCTGGCCGCGCAGGAGCTCGCCCGGGTGGAGACCCCGCCCGGCACGGTCTCGGGTGCGACGGCCCGGCCCGACGGCACGGTCGAGTACCAGTGGTCCTCGGCGGCCGAGCCCGCTTCCGTACGCTCCACGGCGGGCGGGGTCGTCCTGGACCCGCCGGGGTTCCGGCCGCCCGGCTCGGTGCCGGTGGAGGACGTGTGGGTGGACGGCCCCGGCGGGCGGATCCACGCCCTGGCGCAGCGGCCCGTGGGCCACGGCGACGGCCCCTTCCCGACGATCTTCGAGGTGCACGGCGGCCCCACCCACCACGACAGCGACTCCTTCGCGGCGACCCCGGCGGCCTGGCTGGACCACGGCTTCGCGGTGGTCCGGGTCAACTACCGGGGCTCGACGGGCTACGGCCGCGAGTGGACCGACGCCCTCAAGCACCGCGTCGGCCTGATCGAGCTCGAGGACATCACGGCCGTCCGGGAGTGGGCGGTGGCCTCCGGCCTCGCCGACCCGGCGCGCCTGGTGCTCTCCGGCGGCTCCTGGGGCGGCTACCTGGCCCTGCTGGGCCTGGGCGTGCAGCCCGAGGCCTGGGCCGTGGGCCTGGCCGCCGTGCCCGTCGCCGACTACGTCACGGCGTACCACGACGAGATGGAGGCGCTGAAGTCCCTGGACCGCACCCTCTTCGGCGGCACGCCGGAGGAGGTCCCGGACCGCTTCGAGGCGTCCTCCCCGCTCACGTACGTCGACGCGGTGAAGGCCCCCGTCCACATCGCGGCGGGCGTCAACGACCCGCGCTGCCCGATCCGGCAGATCGAGAACTACGTCGACCGGCTGGCGGCGCGCGGGGCGGTGCACGAGGTGTACCGGTACGACGCCGGGCACGGCTCGCTCGTCGTGGAGGAGCGGATCAAGCAGGTCCGGATGGAGCTGGAGTTCGTGCAGAAGCACCTGCCGCGGTAA
- a CDS encoding glycosyltransferase gives MSGPAAAGDTAGTGAATAWLGAVGLSVVIPAHEDEHRIGATLDAVREHLDARLGTGPGDWELVVVDDGSADGTASVVRAAAAEEPRIRLVRSEDHRGRGAALRAGVLACAGERVLLTGAGLTTPLAELDRLEQALGQDGQDGQDSRDDQDNQANQENQSGGEPPAAVLGRTGNRLVRALGMPGVPGFRADTCGFALFDGDRARAAFGACVLDGPAVDAEVLRWMRRQGWQVAEVPVRRTTRPAAPRRTPGDRRRALVELFRLNAGGLAVAAVFLALSVYVFHGLWADLDGRYLKDALQDQNQWEWFVGVATDNITHLRNPLFTTAQGMPEGVNLMANATMLGLTVPLIPVTLLFGETVTFALVLTLGMAASAWTWYWLIRRRFVHSRWAAAAGGALAAFAPPMVSHANGHPNFVVLFMIPLIIDRALRLCEGRNQGRNVVRDGVLLGLFATYQIFLGEEPLLIAALGMLVFSLAYLLVDRQRALEAARPLGLGLVIAAGVCVPLLVFPLYWQFFGPQSYHSVLHGDNAGNSPRALVEYAARSLFGDAETAGRLSLNTTEQNAFYGWPLLAFGVAVCVWMWQRKVVRALAITGVVALALSLGPWVPVPRTDVVLPGPWRLMVELPLFESVIEGRVAMVCAPVLGVLLALALDRIVRVRPRELRTLGLLGVAAALIPVLPLPLAVRERAPVPAFIASGAWKGYVKDGEALVPVPLPDPGQADALHWQVEAGFGFRLAGGYYNGPWGPDRIGIYGATPRHLSNLLRDVRYGAQPPEITPQWREQARQDLEFWKAGAVVLPFQDRGIELRDMISELVGRQPEKVHDVWVWRVGPGQV, from the coding sequence ATGAGCGGCCCGGCAGCGGCCGGCGACACCGCCGGCACCGGAGCGGCCACCGCCTGGCTGGGCGCCGTCGGGCTCTCCGTCGTCATCCCCGCCCACGAAGACGAGCACCGGATCGGCGCGACCCTCGACGCCGTCCGCGAGCACCTCGACGCCCGACTCGGCACCGGACCCGGCGACTGGGAGCTCGTCGTCGTCGACGACGGCTCCGCCGACGGCACTGCCTCCGTCGTCCGGGCCGCGGCCGCCGAGGAGCCCCGGATCCGGCTGGTCCGCTCCGAGGACCACCGCGGCAGGGGAGCGGCGCTGCGTGCCGGAGTACTGGCCTGCGCCGGGGAACGGGTGCTGCTGACCGGCGCCGGGCTCACGACGCCCCTGGCCGAGCTGGACCGGCTGGAGCAGGCGCTGGGCCAGGACGGCCAGGACGGCCAGGACAGCCGGGACGACCAGGACAACCAGGCGAACCAGGAGAACCAGAGCGGCGGCGAGCCCCCGGCCGCCGTCCTCGGCCGGACGGGAAACCGCCTGGTCCGCGCCCTGGGCATGCCCGGGGTACCGGGATTCCGCGCCGACACCTGCGGCTTCGCCCTGTTCGACGGGGACCGGGCGCGCGCCGCCTTCGGCGCCTGCGTCCTCGACGGCCCGGCCGTCGACGCCGAGGTGCTGCGCTGGATGCGCCGCCAGGGCTGGCAGGTCGCCGAGGTGCCGGTACGCCGTACGACGCGCCCTGCGGCCCCCCGCCGGACCCCCGGCGACCGGCGCCGGGCGCTCGTGGAGCTGTTCCGGCTGAACGCCGGCGGCCTCGCCGTCGCCGCCGTCTTCCTCGCCCTCTCCGTCTACGTTTTCCACGGCCTGTGGGCGGACCTCGACGGGCGCTACCTCAAGGACGCGCTCCAGGACCAGAACCAGTGGGAGTGGTTCGTCGGCGTCGCCACCGACAACATCACCCACCTGCGCAATCCGCTCTTCACCACCGCCCAGGGCATGCCCGAGGGCGTGAACCTGATGGCCAACGCGACCATGCTCGGCCTGACCGTCCCGCTGATCCCGGTCACGCTCCTGTTCGGGGAGACCGTCACGTTCGCGCTGGTCCTCACGCTCGGCATGGCCGCCAGCGCCTGGACCTGGTACTGGCTGATCCGCCGCCGGTTCGTGCACAGCCGCTGGGCCGCCGCCGCGGGCGGGGCGCTCGCCGCGTTCGCGCCGCCGATGGTCTCGCACGCCAACGGCCACCCGAACTTCGTCGTCCTGTTCATGATCCCGCTGATCATCGACCGGGCCCTGCGCCTGTGCGAGGGGCGGAATCAAGGTCGCAACGTGGTCCGGGACGGTGTCCTGCTGGGCCTGTTCGCGACGTACCAGATCTTCCTGGGCGAGGAGCCGCTGCTCATCGCCGCGCTCGGCATGCTGGTCTTCTCGCTGGCGTACCTGCTGGTCGACCGCCAGCGCGCTCTCGAGGCCGCGCGGCCGCTGGGCCTCGGCCTGGTCATCGCCGCGGGCGTCTGCGTGCCGCTGCTGGTCTTCCCGCTGTACTGGCAGTTCTTCGGCCCGCAGAGCTACCACTCGGTCCTGCACGGGGACAACGCCGGGAACAGCCCGCGCGCCCTGGTCGAGTACGCCGCCCGCTCCCTCTTCGGCGACGCCGAGACGGCGGGCCGGCTCTCGCTGAACACCACCGAGCAGAACGCCTTCTACGGGTGGCCGCTGCTCGCCTTCGGCGTGGCCGTGTGCGTGTGGATGTGGCAGCGCAAGGTCGTCCGCGCGCTCGCGATCACGGGTGTCGTGGCGCTGGCGCTGTCCCTCGGGCCCTGGGTGCCCGTGCCGCGGACGGACGTGGTGCTGCCGGGGCCGTGGCGTCTGATGGTCGAGCTGCCGCTGTTCGAGTCGGTGATCGAGGGGCGCGTGGCGATGGTGTGCGCCCCGGTGCTGGGCGTGCTGCTCGCGCTCGCGCTGGACCGGATCGTACGGGTCCGGCCGCGCGAGCTGCGCACGCTCGGCCTGCTCGGGGTGGCGGCCGCGCTGATCCCGGTGCTGCCGCTGCCGCTGGCCGTACGGGAGCGGGCGCCGGTGCCGGCGTTCATCGCCTCGGGCGCGTGGAAGGGCTACGTCAAGGACGGCGAGGCACTCGTTCCGGTACCGCTGCCCGACCCGGGGCAGGCGGACGCGCTGCACTGGCAGGTCGAGGCCGGCTTCGGCTTCCGGCTGGCCGGCGGTTACTACAACGGCCCGTGGGGGCCCGACCGGATCGGCATCTACGGGGCCACCCCGCGGCACCTCTCGAACCTCCTGCGGGACGTCCGGTACGGGGCGCAGCCGCCGGAGATCACCCCGCAGTGGCGGGAGCAGGCCCGGCAGGACCTGGAGTTCTGGAAGGCGGGCGCGGTCGTCCTGCCGTTCCAGGACCGGGGGATCGAGCTGCGGGACATGATCAGCGAGCTGGTCGGGCGGCAGCCGGAGAAGGTGCACGACGTGTGGGTCTGGAGGGTGGGCCCGGGGCAGGTGTAG
- a CDS encoding SigE family RNA polymerase sigma factor, producing the protein MAEALLDFAVVPARSAISAPRRRLRVPASGGYPVIVPVPQSAVPPLAAPSAVPIRGGRVPAPRDSAEAAGSGEEASAPTEQAAAAAVAAEAVAAEPAVVAGTTVDHLTETYQAHYRSLLGLAALLLDDTASCEDVVQEAFIRVHSARNRVRDRDKTLAYLRQTVVNLSRSALRRRILGLKLLSKPMPDMASAEEGAYDQLERDDLIKAMRGLQRRQREVLVLRYFADMTEAQVAETLGVSLGSVKAYGSRGIAALRVAMEAAQS; encoded by the coding sequence GTGGCAGAGGCACTTCTCGACTTCGCCGTCGTACCGGCGCGCAGCGCAATCAGTGCGCCGCGCCGGCGTCTCCGTGTGCCCGCGTCCGGCGGCTACCCGGTGATCGTTCCCGTCCCGCAGTCCGCGGTGCCGCCGCTCGCCGCACCCTCCGCCGTACCGATCCGGGGCGGCCGCGTGCCCGCGCCCCGCGATAGCGCGGAGGCCGCGGGGAGCGGGGAGGAGGCGTCCGCCCCCACCGAGCAGGCCGCTGCCGCGGCGGTCGCGGCCGAGGCGGTCGCCGCCGAGCCGGCCGTCGTCGCCGGCACCACGGTCGACCACCTCACCGAGACCTACCAGGCCCACTACCGCTCGCTGCTCGGCCTGGCCGCGCTGCTCCTCGACGACACCGCCTCCTGCGAGGACGTCGTCCAGGAGGCGTTCATCCGCGTCCACTCGGCCCGCAACCGGGTTCGCGATCGGGACAAGACACTGGCGTATCTGCGCCAGACCGTCGTCAACCTCTCGCGCTCCGCGCTGCGCCGCCGCATCCTCGGCCTGAAGCTGCTCTCGAAGCCGATGCCGGACATGGCCAGTGCCGAAGAGGGCGCGTACGACCAGCTGGAACGGGACGATCTCATCAAGGCGATGCGCGGACTCCAGCGGCGTCAGCGCGAGGTGCTGGTGCTGCGGTACTTCGCGGACATGACGGAGGCCCAGGTCGCGGAGACGCTCGGCGTCTCGCTCGGCTCGGTCAAGGCGTACGGATCGCGGGGCATTGCCGCGCTGCGGGTGGCGATGGAGGCTGCGCAGTCATGA
- a CDS encoding aspartate-semialdehyde dehydrogenase produces MTTTRSTPAPALAVVGATGAVGSVVLQILSQRADVWGDIRLIASPRSAGRTLAVRGEESEVLALTEDAFDGFGQGDVVLFLTPAEVSARWAPVVVTRGAVAVDQSAAFREDPEVPLVVPEVNAQNVRTRPRGIVASPDCVTASMIAALGALHAEYALADLTVSSYQAASAAGRAGSEALRRQLSLVAGTSLGEQTGDVRRAVGEDAGPFAAPLALNVVPWSGELRDGGWSSHELAVRAQTRRVLHLDALPVAVTCVQVPVLTGHSLSVRARFEAEVDASRAREVLEAAPGVVVVDDPAAGEFPTPVDAAGTDPAWVGRLRASLDDPRSLEFFVCADNLRNGAALNATQIAELIAGEFA; encoded by the coding sequence ATGACCACGACCCGGTCGACCCCGGCTCCGGCGCTCGCCGTGGTCGGGGCGACCGGAGCAGTCGGCTCCGTGGTGCTCCAGATCCTGTCCCAGCGGGCGGACGTCTGGGGCGACATACGCCTGATCGCCTCCCCGCGCTCGGCCGGCCGCACGCTGGCCGTGCGCGGCGAGGAGAGCGAGGTGCTCGCCCTCACCGAGGACGCCTTCGACGGCTTCGGGCAGGGCGACGTGGTGCTGTTCCTGACCCCGGCCGAGGTCTCGGCACGCTGGGCCCCCGTCGTCGTCACGCGCGGGGCCGTCGCCGTCGACCAGTCCGCGGCCTTCCGGGAGGACCCGGAGGTGCCGCTCGTGGTGCCCGAGGTCAATGCGCAGAACGTACGGACGCGGCCGCGCGGGATCGTCGCGAGCCCGGACTGCGTCACCGCCTCGATGATCGCGGCCCTGGGCGCGCTGCACGCCGAGTACGCGCTGGCCGACCTGACCGTGTCCTCGTACCAGGCCGCGAGCGCGGCCGGCCGGGCCGGCTCCGAGGCGCTGCGCCGCCAGCTGTCGCTCGTCGCCGGGACCTCCCTGGGGGAGCAGACCGGGGACGTGCGCCGCGCCGTGGGCGAGGACGCAGGCCCCTTCGCGGCTCCGCTCGCCCTGAACGTGGTCCCGTGGTCCGGCGAGCTGCGGGACGGCGGCTGGTCCTCGCACGAGCTGGCCGTACGGGCACAGACCCGCCGGGTCCTGCACCTGGACGCGCTGCCGGTGGCGGTGACCTGCGTACAGGTGCCGGTGCTGACCGGGCACTCGCTGAGCGTCCGGGCGCGGTTCGAGGCCGAGGTGGACGCCTCCCGCGCCCGGGAGGTCCTGGAGGCCGCGCCCGGCGTGGTCGTCGTGGACGACCCGGCGGCGGGGGAGTTCCCGACTCCGGTGGACGCGGCGGGGACGGATCCGGCGTGGGTGGGGCGGCTGCGGGCCTCGCTCGACGATCCGCGCTCCCTGGAGTTCTTCGTGTGCGCCGACAATCTCCGCAACGGTGCCGCCCTGAATGCCACTCAGATCGCGGAACTGATCGCTGGTGAATTCGCGTAA
- a CDS encoding SURF1 family protein, translating to MHRFLLTPRWWGINVFVALAVPVCLFMGTWQLGRFEDRVDSHKEAAGARPADQAAAPLDSLLPVDKKTSGRLASVSGEYADQLLVPERRLDGKSGFYVLTLLRTDTGKAVPVVRGWLPGAADAARAPAAPTGRVEVTGALQASESAGSKGVYASGGLPAGQLGVIGAASLVNLVPYGLYDAWLTVQTPADGLTPVPAQAPSNTGLDLKAFQNLGYTGEWFVFAAFVLFMWFRLYRREVETLRDAEAGLLPEPAERSTEPAPARASARPAE from the coding sequence GTGCACCGGTTTCTCCTGACCCCGCGGTGGTGGGGGATCAACGTCTTCGTCGCGCTCGCCGTCCCCGTCTGCCTTTTCATGGGGACCTGGCAGCTCGGCCGGTTCGAGGACCGCGTCGACAGTCACAAGGAGGCGGCAGGGGCACGCCCCGCCGACCAGGCGGCCGCGCCGCTGGACTCCCTGCTCCCGGTGGACAAGAAGACCTCCGGACGGCTCGCCTCCGTGTCCGGCGAGTACGCCGACCAGCTGCTGGTCCCCGAGCGCCGGCTCGACGGGAAGTCCGGCTTCTACGTGCTGACCCTGCTGCGGACCGACACCGGCAAGGCCGTCCCCGTGGTCCGGGGCTGGCTGCCGGGCGCGGCGGACGCGGCCCGGGCTCCGGCCGCCCCGACCGGGCGGGTCGAGGTGACGGGCGCGCTCCAGGCCTCGGAGAGCGCAGGCAGCAAGGGCGTGTACGCCTCGGGCGGACTCCCGGCCGGGCAGCTCGGGGTGATCGGGGCGGCCTCGCTGGTCAACCTCGTGCCGTACGGGCTGTACGACGCCTGGCTGACGGTGCAGACCCCGGCGGACGGGCTGACCCCGGTGCCCGCGCAGGCGCCGAGCAACACCGGACTCGACCTGAAGGCCTTCCAGAACCTCGGCTACACCGGCGAGTGGTTCGTCTTCGCCGCCTTCGTGCTGTTCATGTGGTTCCGGCTCTACCGGCGCGAGGTGGAGACCCTGCGCGACGCCGAGGCGGGGCTGCTGCCGGAGCCTGCCGAGCGTTCGACGGAGCCCGCCCCCGCTAGGGCTTCGGCGCGTCCAGCGGAATGA
- a CDS encoding aspartate kinase, with translation MGLVVQKYGGSSVADAEGIKRVAKRIVDAKKNGHQVVVVVSAMGDTTDELIDLAEQVSPMPAGREFDMLLTAGERISMALLAMAIKNLGHEAQSFTGSQAGVITDSVHNKARIIDVTPGRIRTALDEGNIAIVAGFQGVSADSKDITTLGRGGSDTTAVALAAALDAEVCEIYTDVDGVFTADPRVVKKARKIDWISSEDMLELAASGSKVLLHRCVEYARRYNIPIHVRSSFSGLPGTWVSNENPQGDEQVEHAIISGVAHDVSEAKITVVGVPDKPGEAAAIFRAIADAEINIDMIVQNVSAASTGLTDISFTLPKAEGHKAIEALEKAKGKIGFDSLRYDDQIGKISLVGAGMKTNPGVTASFFQALSDAGVNIELISTSEIRISVVTRQDDVNEAVRAVHTAFGLDSDSDEAVVYGGTGR, from the coding sequence GTGGGCCTTGTCGTGCAGAAGTACGGAGGCTCCTCCGTAGCCGATGCCGAAGGCATCAAGCGCGTCGCCAAGCGGATCGTGGATGCCAAGAAGAACGGCCACCAGGTGGTCGTCGTGGTTTCCGCGATGGGCGACACGACGGACGAGCTGATCGATCTCGCCGAGCAGGTATCCCCGATGCCTGCCGGGCGCGAATTCGACATGCTGCTGACCGCCGGAGAGCGTATCTCCATGGCCCTGCTGGCCATGGCGATCAAAAACCTGGGCCACGAGGCCCAGTCGTTCACCGGCAGCCAGGCAGGCGTCATCACCGACTCGGTCCACAACAAAGCGCGCATCATCGATGTCACGCCGGGCCGGATCCGCACTGCGCTGGACGAGGGCAACATCGCCATCGTCGCCGGCTTCCAGGGCGTGTCGGCGGACAGCAAGGACATCACCACCCTCGGCCGTGGCGGCTCGGACACGACCGCCGTCGCGCTCGCCGCGGCGCTGGACGCCGAGGTCTGCGAGATCTACACCGACGTCGACGGCGTCTTCACCGCGGACCCCCGCGTCGTGAAGAAGGCCCGGAAGATCGACTGGATCTCCTCCGAGGACATGCTGGAGCTCGCCGCCTCCGGTTCCAAGGTGCTTCTGCACCGCTGTGTCGAGTACGCACGCCGATACAACATCCCGATCCACGTCCGCTCGTCCTTCTCGGGACTGCCGGGCACCTGGGTCAGCAACGAGAATCCGCAAGGGGACGAGCAGGTGGAGCACGCCATCATCTCCGGAGTCGCTCACGACGTCTCCGAAGCCAAGATCACGGTCGTCGGCGTCCCGGACAAGCCGGGCGAGGCCGCGGCGATCTTCCGCGCCATCGCGGACGCCGAGATCAACATCGACATGATCGTGCAGAACGTGTCCGCTGCGTCCACGGGTCTGACGGACATCTCCTTCACCCTCCCCAAGGCCGAGGGCCACAAGGCCATCGAGGCCCTGGAGAAGGCGAAGGGCAAGATCGGCTTCGACTCCCTGCGCTACGACGACCAGATCGGCAAGATCTCCCTGGTCGGCGCGGGCATGAAGACGAACCCGGGCGTCACCGCCTCGTTCTTCCAGGCGCTGTCCGACGCGGGCGTGAACATCGAGCTGATCTCGACCTCCGAGATCCGCATCTCGGTCGTGACCCGCCAGGACGACGTCAACGAGGCCGTCCGCGCCGTGCACACGGCCTTCGGCCTCGACTCCGACAGCGACGAGGCCGTCGTCTACGGAGGCACCGGACGATGA
- a CDS encoding YbaB/EbfC family nucleoid-associated protein has translation MIPGGGQPNMQQLLQQAQKMQQDLAAAQEALAQAEVEGQAGGGLVKATVTGSGELRALVIDPKAVDPEDTETLADLVVAAVQAANENAQALQQEKLGPLAQGLGGGSGIPGLPF, from the coding sequence GTGATTCCCGGTGGTGGCCAGCCCAACATGCAGCAGCTGCTCCAGCAGGCCCAGAAGATGCAGCAGGACCTCGCCGCAGCGCAGGAAGCCCTTGCGCAGGCCGAGGTCGAGGGCCAGGCCGGCGGCGGCCTGGTGAAGGCGACCGTCACCGGTTCCGGTGAGCTGCGTGCGCTGGTGATCGACCCGAAGGCGGTGGACCCGGAAGACACCGAAACCCTTGCCGACCTCGTCGTCGCGGCGGTCCAGGCGGCCAACGAGAACGCCCAGGCGCTGCAGCAGGAGAAGCTGGGCCCGCTGGCCCAGGGCCTGGGCGGCGGCAGCGGCATCCCCGGCCTCCCGTTCTAG